Proteins from one Ananas comosus cultivar F153 linkage group 5, ASM154086v1, whole genome shotgun sequence genomic window:
- the LOC109710030 gene encoding peptidyl-prolyl cis-trans isomerase CYP71-like yields MVAPDVTEKEEAEAMIGPGPAAPRSRPKRPLQFEHAFLDALPCAHMYEKSYMHRDVVTHVAVSATDFFITGSIDGHLKFWKKKAVGIEFAKHFKSHLGPIEGLAVSTIMSFILT; encoded by the exons ATGGTTGCCCCCGACGTTACAGAGaaagaggaggcggaggcgatgATAGGGCCAGGCCCCGCCGCTCCTCGCTCGCGCCCGAAGCGACCCCTCCAGTTCGAGCACGCTTTCCTCGACGCCCTCCCCTGCGCCCACAT GTATGAGAAGAGTTACATGCATCGGGATGTGGTCACTCACGTCGCTGTATCAGCAACGGATTTCTTCATCACCGGAAGTATTGATG gACACCTAAAGTTTTGGAAGAAGAAAGCTGTTGGAATTGAATTTGCGAAGCATTTCAAATCTCATCTTGGTCCTATTGAAGGACTAGCTGTGAGTACTATCATGTCATTTATTCTCACATga